From the Salmo trutta chromosome 30, fSalTru1.1, whole genome shotgun sequence genome, one window contains:
- the LOC115168005 gene encoding zinc transporter ZIP5 isoform X2: MSPLLTLAVGLLVCLSLLEFGAGARLSLSGTVKTPGNMTDRISNGSRQEGSTSEHLDEAFEEQIFYLQRLFHQYGDNGTLTYKGLQKLLGSLGLGQVSVLEISHRGSRHNHNTLTQPHPPHTQSHDHDDQETDTPSPSRPIQPPSSANAARTPQPGISGSAGSRYEEDTTLSSDNVIKEEVLPWSSPVAHSIPVQGMFNSLVSNHPTQRHLHGNCLNVTQLLWNFGLGKAPHITPAHFTLLCPALLYQIESGVCLRHPETDGAESERSVTFLKALGWSSLALAVISLPSLLSLSLVPLLPPARLRSFLCPMTALAVGTLCGDALLHLLPHAKTGPLSSHSEEQDSILKGLCVLGGCYLLFIFESLLGLRTHYKKVKRKQKQQNTTLNPDPERELTALQSPTVLEQTHSTEQHGHSHSPPGQEQVGMGSLVWMVVMGDGVHNLTDGLAIGAAFSQSLAGGLSTTIAVFCHELPHELGDLAVLMGAGWPVRRLVIFSAVSALLGFVGLLTGSVLGHQSAHISPWILALTAGVFLYVALADMLPEMLHGDPGPMGPWTRFLLQNLGLLAGGAIMLCIALFEDHIAFNLGDV; encoded by the exons ATGTCACCTCTACTGACGCTCGCAGTAGGActattggtctgtctgtctctgctggaGTTTGGGGCAGGGGCGCGACTGTCTCTCAGTGGCACAGTGAAAACACCAGGGAATATGACAGACAGGATATCAAATGGAAGCCGACAAGAGGGGTCGACATCTGAACATTTAGATGAGGCTTTTGAAGAGCAG ATCTTCTACTTGCAGCGTCTGTTCCATCAGTATGGAGACAATGGGACCCTGACCTATAAGGGCCTGCAGAAGTTACTGGGCAGCCTGGGACTAGGGCAGGTCAGTGTGTTGGAGATCAGCCATCGAGGATCGAGGCACAACCATAACACTTTGACACAACCTCACCCTCCTCATACACAATCTCATGACCATGACGATCAGGAAACAGACACCCCCAGTCCTAGTAGACCTATTCAACCACCCTCCTCTGCAAACGCAGCCAG AACCCCACAGCCTGGGATATCAGGGTCTGCTGGATCTAGGTATGAAGAGGACACCACATTATCATCTGATAATGTGATTAAGGAAGAAGTCCTTCCGTGGTCATCCCCTGTTGCACACTCTATTCCTGTCCAAGGAATGTTTAACTCCCTTGTGTCAAATCACCCCACTCAGAGGCATCTTCATGGGAAC TGTCTGAACGTCACTCAGCTCTTGTGGAATTTCGGTCTGGGAAAGGCACCCCACATCACTCCTGCCCACTTCACCCTCCTGTGCCCAGCTCTGCTGTACCAGATTGAAAGTGGTGTTTGTCTACGCCACCCAGAGACTGATGGGGCGGAGTCAGAAAGGAGTGTGACTTTCCTCAAAG CTTTGGGATGGAGCTCCTTAGCTCTGGCTGTGATCAGCCTGCCGTCTCTGCTGTCTTTGAGCCTGGTTCCCCTTCTGCCCCCTGCCCGCCTACGCTCCTTCCTCTGTCCAATGACAGCCTTGGCTGTGGGGACGCTGTGTGGAGATGCCCTGCTGCATCTCCTGCCTCAC GCTAAGACTGGGCCACTCTCAAGCCACTCTGAAGAACAGGACTCCATACTGAAGGGCCTTTGTGTGCTGGGAGGGTGCTACCTCCTCTTCATCTTCGAGAGCCTTCTAGGACTGAGGACCCATTATAAG AAAGTTAAGAGGAAGCAGAAGCAGCAGAACACCACTCTAAATCCTGACCCAGAGAGGGAGCTTACTGCTCTGCAGA GCCCCACCGTTCTTGAGCAGACACATTCCACTGAGCAGCATGGTCATTCACACAGCCCGCCTGGCCAGGAGCAGGTTGGGATGGGAAGCTTGGTGTGGATGGTGGTTATGGGAGATGGGGTACACAACCTTACTGACGGACTGGCCATTGGTGCAGCATTCTCTCAGAGTCTGGCTGGAGGTCTCAGCACCACCATAGCTGTGTTCTGCCATGAGCTTCCTCACGAGCTAG GTGACCTGGCAGTGCTGATGGGAGCAGGGTGGCCTGTTCGTAGACTGGTTATCTTCAGTGCTGTATCAGCCCTACTGGGTTTTGTGGGCTTGCTAACTGGCTCTGTCCTGGGCCACCAGTCAGCCCACATCTCCCCCTGGATCCTCGCCCTCACCGCTGGGGTCTTCCTCTATGTGGCCCTCGCTGACATG TTGCCTGAGATGCTTCATGGTGATCCTGGCCCGATGGGACCCTGGACTCGCTTCCTGCTACAGAACCTAGGCTTGTTGGCAGGGGGTGCAATCATGCTGTGTATCGCTCTGTTTGAGGACCATATTGCCTTCAACCTGGGTGATGTCTGA
- the LOC115168005 gene encoding zinc transporter ZIP5 isoform X1: MNVPLHILVLQFIYRMSPLLTLAVGLLVCLSLLEFGAGARLSLSGTVKTPGNMTDRISNGSRQEGSTSEHLDEAFEEQIFYLQRLFHQYGDNGTLTYKGLQKLLGSLGLGQVSVLEISHRGSRHNHNTLTQPHPPHTQSHDHDDQETDTPSPSRPIQPPSSANAARTPQPGISGSAGSRYEEDTTLSSDNVIKEEVLPWSSPVAHSIPVQGMFNSLVSNHPTQRHLHGNCLNVTQLLWNFGLGKAPHITPAHFTLLCPALLYQIESGVCLRHPETDGAESERSVTFLKALGWSSLALAVISLPSLLSLSLVPLLPPARLRSFLCPMTALAVGTLCGDALLHLLPHAKTGPLSSHSEEQDSILKGLCVLGGCYLLFIFESLLGLRTHYKKVKRKQKQQNTTLNPDPERELTALQSPTVLEQTHSTEQHGHSHSPPGQEQVGMGSLVWMVVMGDGVHNLTDGLAIGAAFSQSLAGGLSTTIAVFCHELPHELGDLAVLMGAGWPVRRLVIFSAVSALLGFVGLLTGSVLGHQSAHISPWILALTAGVFLYVALADMLPEMLHGDPGPMGPWTRFLLQNLGLLAGGAIMLCIALFEDHIAFNLGDV; encoded by the exons ATGAACGTGCCTCTTCATATTCTTGTTTTGCAGTTCATTTATAGGATGTCACCTCTACTGACGCTCGCAGTAGGActattggtctgtctgtctctgctggaGTTTGGGGCAGGGGCGCGACTGTCTCTCAGTGGCACAGTGAAAACACCAGGGAATATGACAGACAGGATATCAAATGGAAGCCGACAAGAGGGGTCGACATCTGAACATTTAGATGAGGCTTTTGAAGAGCAG ATCTTCTACTTGCAGCGTCTGTTCCATCAGTATGGAGACAATGGGACCCTGACCTATAAGGGCCTGCAGAAGTTACTGGGCAGCCTGGGACTAGGGCAGGTCAGTGTGTTGGAGATCAGCCATCGAGGATCGAGGCACAACCATAACACTTTGACACAACCTCACCCTCCTCATACACAATCTCATGACCATGACGATCAGGAAACAGACACCCCCAGTCCTAGTAGACCTATTCAACCACCCTCCTCTGCAAACGCAGCCAG AACCCCACAGCCTGGGATATCAGGGTCTGCTGGATCTAGGTATGAAGAGGACACCACATTATCATCTGATAATGTGATTAAGGAAGAAGTCCTTCCGTGGTCATCCCCTGTTGCACACTCTATTCCTGTCCAAGGAATGTTTAACTCCCTTGTGTCAAATCACCCCACTCAGAGGCATCTTCATGGGAAC TGTCTGAACGTCACTCAGCTCTTGTGGAATTTCGGTCTGGGAAAGGCACCCCACATCACTCCTGCCCACTTCACCCTCCTGTGCCCAGCTCTGCTGTACCAGATTGAAAGTGGTGTTTGTCTACGCCACCCAGAGACTGATGGGGCGGAGTCAGAAAGGAGTGTGACTTTCCTCAAAG CTTTGGGATGGAGCTCCTTAGCTCTGGCTGTGATCAGCCTGCCGTCTCTGCTGTCTTTGAGCCTGGTTCCCCTTCTGCCCCCTGCCCGCCTACGCTCCTTCCTCTGTCCAATGACAGCCTTGGCTGTGGGGACGCTGTGTGGAGATGCCCTGCTGCATCTCCTGCCTCAC GCTAAGACTGGGCCACTCTCAAGCCACTCTGAAGAACAGGACTCCATACTGAAGGGCCTTTGTGTGCTGGGAGGGTGCTACCTCCTCTTCATCTTCGAGAGCCTTCTAGGACTGAGGACCCATTATAAG AAAGTTAAGAGGAAGCAGAAGCAGCAGAACACCACTCTAAATCCTGACCCAGAGAGGGAGCTTACTGCTCTGCAGA GCCCCACCGTTCTTGAGCAGACACATTCCACTGAGCAGCATGGTCATTCACACAGCCCGCCTGGCCAGGAGCAGGTTGGGATGGGAAGCTTGGTGTGGATGGTGGTTATGGGAGATGGGGTACACAACCTTACTGACGGACTGGCCATTGGTGCAGCATTCTCTCAGAGTCTGGCTGGAGGTCTCAGCACCACCATAGCTGTGTTCTGCCATGAGCTTCCTCACGAGCTAG GTGACCTGGCAGTGCTGATGGGAGCAGGGTGGCCTGTTCGTAGACTGGTTATCTTCAGTGCTGTATCAGCCCTACTGGGTTTTGTGGGCTTGCTAACTGGCTCTGTCCTGGGCCACCAGTCAGCCCACATCTCCCCCTGGATCCTCGCCCTCACCGCTGGGGTCTTCCTCTATGTGGCCCTCGCTGACATG TTGCCTGAGATGCTTCATGGTGATCCTGGCCCGATGGGACCCTGGACTCGCTTCCTGCTACAGAACCTAGGCTTGTTGGCAGGGGGTGCAATCATGCTGTGTATCGCTCTGTTTGAGGACCATATTGCCTTCAACCTGGGTGATGTCTGA